In the genome of Balneola sp., one region contains:
- a CDS encoding aminotransferase class V-fold PLP-dependent enzyme, with the protein MASRKDFLTQVAAGGAASLLSTLTPIKELFTEQMGASILPGQLPTRKDYSLSDSVTYLNHGSTGTMPKIVQEARRSYLALCENNPWFYMWSSEWEEPIHEVREKVARYINANPNEITFPHNTTEIFNLLALGLRLGSGDEVLFPNLNHSGASIPFHFHASKKGYDVRVFEMPVERISDINVDDLLALYDEHITPKTRLVVIPHIDNTFGVRQPAKEITKLARSKGVPFVALDTAQTMGMIPIDVKDLDVDIIGTSAHKWLQAPKGISVAYFNPRIWEEVSPMWVTWGQERWKGSSRVFEDYGTRNRPEILSIGHAIDFQASLDEEVKSEKLQSLWNLAKDLADEHPNTTWRSPRTWELSGSLFVIEVNSIKPSELSNGLFLDHGIVFRPFDGYSTIRISPNLANTEEEISRLFELI; encoded by the coding sequence ATGGCTTCAAGGAAGGATTTTTTGACTCAGGTAGCAGCTGGAGGAGCTGCCTCCCTACTTTCTACACTTACTCCTATAAAGGAACTTTTTACGGAGCAAATGGGGGCTTCTATTTTACCTGGTCAACTCCCAACCCGAAAGGATTATTCATTATCTGATTCCGTAACCTATTTGAATCATGGTTCAACAGGTACTATGCCAAAGATTGTGCAGGAGGCACGTCGTAGTTATTTGGCTTTATGTGAAAACAACCCTTGGTTTTATATGTGGAGCAGTGAATGGGAGGAGCCAATACATGAAGTGCGTGAAAAAGTAGCTCGCTACATCAATGCCAACCCCAATGAAATCACTTTTCCACATAATACTACCGAGATTTTCAACCTTCTTGCATTGGGTCTGCGTTTAGGAAGCGGAGATGAAGTGCTTTTTCCAAACTTGAATCATTCTGGTGCAAGCATCCCTTTTCACTTTCATGCATCTAAAAAAGGATATGATGTAAGAGTATTTGAGATGCCTGTTGAAAGAATTTCTGATATTAATGTAGATGATCTACTCGCTTTATATGATGAACACATTACTCCAAAAACCAGACTGGTTGTAATACCACATATCGATAATACTTTTGGGGTTCGACAACCGGCTAAAGAGATCACAAAATTAGCCCGCAGCAAAGGAGTTCCATTCGTTGCTCTTGATACTGCTCAAACTATGGGCATGATCCCCATTGATGTAAAAGACCTGGATGTTGATATAATTGGTACAAGTGCTCATAAATGGCTACAAGCCCCAAAAGGGATTAGTGTAGCCTATTTTAACCCGAGAATTTGGGAAGAAGTCTCTCCAATGTGGGTTACCTGGGGTCAGGAAAGATGGAAAGGTTCATCCAGGGTATTTGAGGATTATGGCACAAGAAATCGCCCGGAAATACTTAGCATAGGCCATGCTATTGATTTCCAAGCTAGTTTAGATGAAGAGGTGAAATCAGAAAAGCTTCAATCACTCTGGAATCTTGCAAAGGATCTTGCCGATGAGCATCCAAATACAACCTGGAGATCTCCAAGAACATGGGAGTTATCTGGCTCTCTGTTCGTTATTGAAGTGAATAGCATAAAGCCCTCCGAACTATCAAATGGGTTATTTTTAGATCATGGCATTGTATTCCGACCTTTCGATGGATACTCAACCATCCGGATTTCACCTAACCTTGCTAATACCGAGGAAGAGATTTCTAGACTGTTTGAATTGATCTAA
- a CDS encoding DUF2911 domain-containing protein, which yields MAVNLSRKLKFILFGLLPFSILIFFVATGYHHVPVDMTLGSCIKDYTSPSTYMKRPSPLQTLDFELEGDRVLVCYGSPSARERKVFGGIVPYDRLWRFGANEPTRLYTSTDLVIGEVVVPKGRYSVYAIPGEYSWEVFISTSTFHWGNVINRSVRENEIGSFDIQPESNDSFVESFTIRFEEAELLVEWENTRLRIPVTNIREG from the coding sequence ATGGCAGTTAATCTTTCTAGAAAGCTAAAGTTTATCCTCTTCGGATTACTCCCCTTTTCAATTCTTATTTTTTTTGTAGCAACAGGGTATCACCATGTTCCGGTTGATATGACTCTTGGCTCATGTATTAAAGACTATACAAGCCCTTCGACGTATATGAAGCGCCCAAGCCCGTTACAAACCCTTGATTTCGAACTTGAAGGAGATCGGGTGTTAGTTTGTTATGGAAGTCCTTCGGCGAGGGAAAGAAAGGTATTCGGAGGTATTGTTCCTTATGACCGACTCTGGAGATTCGGAGCCAATGAACCTACTCGATTATATACCTCTACCGATTTAGTAATAGGGGAAGTGGTAGTACCAAAAGGAAGATATTCAGTATATGCGATACCAGGTGAATACAGTTGGGAGGTGTTTATTTCAACATCCACTTTTCATTGGGGCAATGTTATCAATCGAAGTGTACGTGAGAATGAAATTGGTAGCTTTGATATACAACCCGAATCCAACGATTCTTTTGTAGAGAGCTTCACCATTCGATTTGAAGAAGCCGAACTTCTAGTTGAATGGGAGAACACCAGGTTAAGGATACCAGTTACGAATATTAGAGAGGGGTAA
- a CDS encoding ABC transporter permease, protein MGNRYPKYFKALFEWFCKPELFEELQGDLEEEYNTRLESKGRKNAAWNYRKEVMFMFRPSVLKPFKLESVSFSTGYMFGNYIKTATRNIKKSALFSGINIIGLSVSMAVGLILISGINYQFSFDQFHVNKDRIYRVTTEVQDAYFGTSLYATAPVALAEDYFENNESIDELVRIRSDFSGVGKTESKTLPVSGLYADASFFRIFSFDLLEGSPITALESPNSIILTEETAKRLFDDESAMGKVIDFESHGLFQVTGIVQNPPKNSHIQFNSLVSYSTIDNLVSEDSRYSYLNSYENLNSGYVYVMLNDKSNHKVVESGLSSLATQISERISNKSYQYSLQPLSKITPGKSHLNHIGTELDILLLIILSSLVGVIILSTCFNYTNLSVARALGRTKEVAIRKTLGGSRFQVFLQFIIEAIVISLLSLVVAVTISFSIKPFFYSLSSEVQFLFPFEITPMVVVYFLLFAVMVGIIAGILPALMLSKQKVLKLLKGVGQFQLFKFLNVRKSLIILQFTLSLICIIFASFIMKQFNYSVNFDMGFQRDQILNIRLQGTDSQIVKDEFSKIPEISSISMSSGYLGVGSRSRAWMNNEFSSDSVIVNYMSVDPNYIENHSIPLVAGRGFNEFDYESEDELIIINQRFIEEFNLGNPVDAIDKVIYSPTNYAYRIIGVTSDFHYDRLRNPIGSFFFIYEPEIFQYANFKVVTTDIPSLMEKVQISWIRVNKNFDLYSEFYDERVEEAYSFYKIAFGIIGLATLLTVLIASIGLLGIVVYTSQTRRKEVAIRKVLGADEKGLVYLLSKSFLTMLFWASGLSVLITYLFFTFVLFPQETYHAKIGFWDFGIGVFIILGLGLLTTTTQTLRVARSNPVESIQNE, encoded by the coding sequence ATGGGGAATCGATATCCAAAGTACTTTAAAGCTCTATTTGAGTGGTTCTGCAAGCCAGAACTGTTTGAAGAATTACAGGGAGATTTAGAAGAAGAGTACAATACCAGGCTTGAAAGCAAAGGAAGAAAAAATGCTGCCTGGAATTACAGGAAAGAAGTCATGTTTATGTTTCGCCCTTCTGTGCTAAAACCCTTCAAGTTAGAGTCAGTTAGTTTTAGTACTGGTTATATGTTTGGCAACTACATAAAAACTGCAACTCGAAATATTAAAAAGAGTGCCCTTTTCTCTGGTATAAATATAATCGGATTATCAGTTAGTATGGCTGTTGGTTTAATTCTGATTTCAGGCATTAACTATCAGTTTTCCTTTGATCAGTTTCATGTAAATAAAGACCGTATTTATAGAGTTACTACTGAGGTACAAGATGCATATTTCGGAACTTCATTATATGCAACTGCTCCTGTTGCTTTAGCAGAAGATTATTTTGAAAACAATGAGTCAATTGATGAACTGGTTAGAATCAGGTCAGATTTCAGTGGAGTAGGAAAAACCGAAAGTAAAACGCTACCTGTATCAGGGTTATACGCCGATGCATCTTTCTTTCGCATATTTTCTTTTGATCTACTTGAAGGAAGCCCTATTACAGCTCTGGAAAGTCCAAATTCAATTATTCTAACTGAGGAAACGGCAAAGCGTTTGTTTGATGATGAATCTGCTATGGGTAAGGTAATCGATTTCGAAAGCCATGGATTGTTTCAGGTAACCGGAATAGTGCAGAATCCTCCTAAAAACTCACATATTCAGTTTAATTCCCTGGTGTCTTATTCTACCATTGATAACCTGGTTAGTGAGGATAGCAGGTATTCATATCTGAACTCATACGAGAACCTAAATTCCGGATATGTGTATGTGATGCTTAATGATAAATCGAATCATAAAGTTGTCGAATCTGGTTTATCGAGTTTAGCTACACAAATTTCTGAACGGATTTCGAATAAAAGTTATCAATATTCATTACAGCCGTTAAGTAAAATAACACCGGGTAAGTCGCATCTTAATCATATTGGTACTGAGCTAGATATACTACTTCTTATCATTTTGTCATCTCTTGTAGGCGTGATCATACTCTCAACATGTTTCAACTATACTAATTTATCAGTAGCCAGAGCATTAGGAAGAACAAAAGAAGTTGCAATAAGAAAGACCTTAGGTGGCAGCAGGTTCCAGGTATTCCTACAGTTTATCATTGAAGCCATAGTCATTTCGTTGCTTTCTCTGGTTGTTGCGGTAACAATTTCATTTTCAATAAAGCCTTTTTTCTATTCCTTAAGCAGCGAAGTTCAGTTCCTGTTTCCATTTGAAATTACCCCGATGGTGGTTGTCTATTTTCTGTTATTTGCTGTGATGGTTGGGATAATAGCAGGGATTTTGCCAGCCTTGATGCTGTCTAAGCAAAAGGTTCTTAAGCTCCTGAAAGGAGTAGGTCAATTCCAGTTGTTTAAGTTCCTGAATGTTAGGAAAAGCTTGATCATCCTTCAGTTTACACTTTCTCTGATATGCATAATTTTCGCTTCCTTTATCATGAAGCAGTTCAATTACTCTGTAAACTTTGATATGGGATTTCAAAGAGATCAGATTTTGAATATCAGGTTACAAGGTACTGACAGCCAAATAGTTAAAGATGAGTTTTCTAAAATCCCGGAAATAAGTTCGATCTCTATGTCGTCAGGATATTTGGGGGTTGGATCAAGAAGCAGAGCATGGATGAATAACGAATTCTCGAGCGACTCCGTAATTGTGAATTATATGTCAGTGGATCCAAACTATATCGAAAATCATTCTATCCCATTGGTGGCTGGTAGGGGGTTTAACGAGTTTGACTACGAGAGTGAAGATGAATTAATCATCATTAACCAGAGATTTATCGAAGAGTTTAACTTAGGAAACCCTGTAGATGCAATCGATAAGGTAATATATAGTCCGACCAATTATGCATATCGAATAATTGGGGTGACCAGTGATTTTCACTATGACCGACTCAGGAATCCCATTGGGAGTTTTTTCTTTATCTACGAGCCTGAAATATTCCAGTACGCTAACTTCAAAGTGGTAACCACCGATATCCCATCATTGATGGAAAAGGTTCAAATATCCTGGATTCGGGTAAACAAGAACTTTGATCTATACTCTGAATTTTATGACGAGAGAGTTGAGGAAGCATATAGTTTCTATAAAATAGCCTTTGGGATTATTGGCTTGGCTACATTATTAACGGTTCTAATTGCATCAATTGGACTATTGGGAATTGTTGTTTATACAAGCCAAACAAGAAGAAAAGAAGTAGCCATTAGAAAAGTTCTCGGTGCGGATGAAAAAGGGCTGGTGTATTTATTATCTAAGAGTTTCTTGACGATGCTTTTCTGGGCATCTGGTCTATCGGTCCTGATAACCTATTTGTTTTTCACATTCGTTCTGTTTCCCCAGGAAACCTATCATGCAAAAATTGGTTTTTGGGATTTTGGAATAGGGGTTTTTATTATTCTTGGGTTAGGATTATTAACAACAACAACTCAAACACTAAGAGTTGCTCGTTCAAACCCGGTCGAATCCATTCAAAACGAGTGA
- a CDS encoding PadR family transcriptional regulator yields the protein MKETNLGEFQEVILLVILSQENRTYGAEIQRVLKEDLDRTISRGSLHTALTRLEQKGFITSEIGGATRERGGRRKKFFSVSNSGRASLIEAREIRERLWNKVPQVVLKGI from the coding sequence ATGAAAGAAACGAATCTAGGTGAATTTCAGGAGGTAATACTTCTTGTTATTCTTTCACAGGAAAACAGAACATATGGAGCTGAAATCCAGAGAGTATTAAAAGAAGATTTGGATAGAACCATAAGCAGGGGCTCGTTGCACACTGCTTTGACACGCCTTGAACAAAAAGGTTTCATTACTTCCGAAATAGGTGGTGCTACCAGGGAAAGAGGAGGGAGGAGGAAGAAATTCTTTTCGGTTAGCAATAGCGGGAGAGCATCCCTGATCGAAGCCAGGGAAATTCGAGAGCGACTCTGGAATAAAGTACCCCAGGTTGTTTTAAAAGGAATTTGA
- a CDS encoding flotillin family protein: MEIITSNDILLIIGIAVVALLIIGLVFARLYKRASKELSFVRTGFGGQKVIMNGGALVFPVLHEVITVNMNTIRLVVSRKNEQALITRDRMRVDATAEFYLRVKPEVDAIAFAAQTLGQRTISPDQLKELMEGKFVDALRAVAAEMGMEELHEKRTDFVQKVQNAVKADLEKNGLELETVSLTGLDQTDKQYFNANNAFDAQGLTKLTETIEEKKKVRNDIEQNTSVAIKKKDLEAEKERLELEREEEFARAAQQRAIANQAAVEATSIAKEKAENDKISQEAEIVAQKEVETAKIKANREIDEERILNEQAIKERDIEREKTVEITDQDRDIAVADKSKERSKAEKEARLAEAEAVAASEKVITAKETEVANRNKQIAVIKATEEAEEKAVSVKVAAAAEKTAALDKAAAIKTTADAEAEAIKIKATADEERYKVEAEGNEKLNSAENVLSDEIIQMRIQIEKIKHAASIIEASVKPIEAISDMKVVNVGGLNGLMGSGGVGNGYSGNGHGSGNMAEDLVNSLLKYRGLAPIVDNILHEVGIEPGSLKGLTQTLENGTAKSSQPEPVQEKEVEVKAEEVISEEVKAPSKNGDVKESPSEEEEES, encoded by the coding sequence ATGGAAATCATAACCTCTAATGATATTCTCTTAATTATAGGAATAGCAGTTGTCGCGCTATTAATTATCGGGCTTGTATTTGCACGATTATACAAAAGAGCCTCTAAAGAACTTTCATTTGTCCGAACGGGATTTGGCGGACAAAAAGTAATTATGAATGGAGGAGCCTTGGTATTTCCGGTTCTTCATGAAGTAATAACTGTAAATATGAATACGATTCGCTTGGTTGTTTCAAGAAAGAACGAGCAGGCCTTGATTACCAGGGATCGAATGAGAGTAGATGCTACTGCAGAATTCTATCTCAGGGTAAAACCGGAAGTTGATGCTATTGCATTTGCAGCTCAAACCCTTGGTCAGAGAACTATTTCTCCGGATCAGTTAAAGGAGTTGATGGAGGGTAAATTCGTAGATGCCTTACGTGCAGTAGCTGCCGAAATGGGGATGGAAGAGCTGCATGAAAAGCGGACTGATTTTGTTCAAAAAGTGCAAAATGCGGTAAAGGCCGATCTGGAGAAGAATGGTCTGGAACTTGAAACTGTATCACTGACTGGCCTGGATCAGACTGACAAGCAATACTTTAATGCGAACAATGCGTTTGATGCTCAGGGTTTAACTAAGCTCACCGAAACAATTGAAGAGAAGAAGAAGGTGAGAAATGATATTGAGCAGAATACCTCGGTTGCTATAAAGAAAAAGGATCTGGAAGCAGAAAAAGAACGCCTTGAACTAGAACGGGAAGAAGAATTTGCCCGAGCAGCTCAACAACGTGCAATTGCTAACCAGGCAGCGGTTGAAGCAACCTCTATTGCAAAGGAAAAAGCCGAAAACGATAAGATATCGCAGGAAGCTGAAATTGTTGCTCAGAAGGAAGTAGAAACAGCTAAAATCAAGGCTAACCGGGAAATAGATGAGGAGCGGATTCTTAATGAACAAGCCATCAAAGAAAGAGATATCGAGCGAGAGAAAACAGTAGAAATTACTGATCAGGATCGTGATATCGCTGTTGCTGATAAATCAAAAGAACGATCGAAAGCAGAAAAAGAAGCGAGATTAGCTGAAGCAGAAGCTGTTGCTGCATCCGAGAAAGTGATCACTGCGAAAGAAACAGAAGTAGCAAACAGGAATAAGCAAATTGCGGTAATTAAAGCTACTGAAGAAGCTGAAGAAAAGGCCGTAAGTGTTAAAGTTGCCGCTGCAGCTGAAAAAACTGCCGCCCTTGATAAAGCTGCTGCAATTAAAACTACGGCAGATGCCGAAGCAGAGGCCATTAAGATCAAAGCAACAGCAGATGAAGAACGTTATAAGGTAGAAGCAGAAGGTAATGAGAAGTTAAACTCAGCCGAGAATGTGCTTTCGGATGAAATCATTCAGATGCGTATTCAAATTGAAAAGATCAAACACGCTGCCTCTATAATCGAAGCAAGTGTGAAGCCTATTGAAGCTATCAGTGATATGAAAGTAGTGAATGTTGGCGGACTCAACGGATTAATGGGTAGCGGTGGAGTTGGTAACGGTTACTCAGGAAATGGGCATGGTTCCGGAAATATGGCCGAAGACCTGGTAAACAGTTTGCTGAAATACAGGGGACTTGCACCTATTGTAGATAACATACTTCATGAAGTAGGAATTGAACCTGGATCTCTTAAAGGGCTTACCCAAACTCTTGAAAATGGCACAGCGAAATCTAGTCAGCCTGAACCAGTTCAGGAAAAAGAGGTTGAGGTAAAAGCAGAGGAGGTTATTTCCGAAGAAGTCAAAGCTCCATCAAAAAATGGTGATGTAAAGGAGTCTCCTTCAGAAGAAGAGGAAGAGTCCTAG
- a CDS encoding DUF1449 family protein, whose amino-acid sequence MTMIDYLFEPYNAPFLYALYFMLGILGLEILSLIAGLGLSEIVDNLFDATDVGLDNEIDADVEIEGNFITKYIAWIKVKNVPMLILVIVFLASFSITGFVGQSALVRFFDFVLPTWASILGFGLAAVPGYYWVSKFLGEKLFKEETSAVSEKTFLGQTAEINMGTAKLGLPAEAKLKDQYGQLHYFLVEPETDGEEFEQGTKVQLIRKENNSFKAIKLKQ is encoded by the coding sequence GTGACTATGATTGACTATCTATTCGAACCTTATAACGCTCCATTCCTGTACGCTCTCTATTTTATGTTGGGGATACTTGGCCTTGAAATTCTTTCATTGATAGCAGGTCTAGGCCTATCAGAAATTGTCGATAACCTATTTGATGCTACTGATGTTGGTCTTGATAACGAAATTGATGCAGATGTAGAAATCGAAGGGAATTTCATCACTAAATATATAGCATGGATCAAGGTTAAGAATGTTCCTATGCTGATTCTTGTAATTGTATTCTTGGCTTCTTTTTCAATTACAGGCTTTGTCGGGCAAAGCGCATTGGTTCGATTTTTTGATTTTGTACTTCCAACATGGGCATCTATCCTTGGCTTTGGGCTAGCAGCCGTACCAGGTTATTATTGGGTATCGAAATTTCTGGGCGAAAAACTTTTTAAAGAAGAAACTTCTGCTGTTTCAGAAAAAACTTTTCTTGGACAAACGGCAGAGATAAATATGGGTACAGCTAAGTTAGGTTTACCAGCAGAAGCCAAGTTAAAAGATCAATATGGTCAGCTTCACTATTTCTTAGTTGAACCAGAAACAGATGGAGAAGAATTTGAACAGGGTACAAAAGTTCAATTGATCAGGAAAGAAAACAACTCATTCAAAGCAATAAAACTAAAACAATAG
- a CDS encoding succinate dehydrogenase/fumarate reductase iron-sulfur subunit, whose product MSKEMTIHLKYWRQNGPTAKGYFEEKTLNSVNEHMSFLEMLDVLNEELQLEGKDPVEFDYDCREGICGSCNLVINGQAHGPKDKTACCQLHMRMYNDGDSITIEPPRAAAFPVIKDLVVDRSGFDRIIEAGGYVSVKTGSAQEANSTPIEKEKSDIAFDYATCIGCGACVAACPNASASLFTGAKIAHLALMPQGEVERSNRVVAMVDQMKEEGFGDCSNFGECEAVCPQGISISAIAEMRRDYVKALFS is encoded by the coding sequence ATGAGTAAAGAAATGACCATTCATCTTAAGTACTGGAGGCAAAACGGGCCTACCGCAAAAGGGTACTTTGAGGAAAAGACACTTAACTCGGTGAACGAGCACATGTCTTTTCTGGAAATGCTTGATGTACTAAACGAAGAGCTCCAGCTAGAAGGCAAAGACCCTGTTGAATTCGATTACGATTGTCGTGAAGGTATTTGCGGTTCATGTAATTTGGTAATTAATGGACAGGCTCATGGCCCTAAAGACAAAACAGCTTGCTGCCAATTACACATGAGGATGTATAATGATGGTGATTCAATCACTATTGAGCCTCCAAGAGCAGCTGCGTTCCCGGTGATCAAAGATTTAGTAGTTGATCGATCTGGTTTCGACCGCATAATTGAAGCTGGTGGCTATGTATCTGTAAAAACAGGATCTGCCCAGGAAGCGAATTCAACTCCTATTGAAAAGGAGAAGTCTGATATCGCTTTCGACTATGCGACCTGTATTGGATGCGGTGCTTGTGTAGCTGCATGTCCTAATGCTTCAGCTTCATTATTTACCGGCGCTAAAATTGCTCACCTCGCTTTAATGCCTCAGGGTGAAGTGGAAAGGAGTAATCGTGTAGTCGCAATGGTAGATCAAATGAAGGAGGAAGGTTTTGGCGATTGCTCCAATTTTGGAGAATGCGAAGCCGTTTGCCCACAAGGGATATCCATTTCTGCAATCGCTGAAATGCGCCGCGACTATGTGAAGGCATTATTTAGCTGA
- a CDS encoding fumarate reductase/succinate dehydrogenase flavoprotein subunit, with translation MKLDGQIPEGPLEQKWSLHKKNMKLVAPNNRRKYEVIIVGTGLAGGAAAASLAEMGYKVKSFCIQDSARRAHSIAAQGGINAAKNYPNDGDSVWRLFYDTIKGGDYRSREANVYRLAEVANNIIDQAVAQGVPFAREYSGLLANRSFGGAQVSRTFYARGQTGQQLLLGAYQAMMRQVQEGGVEYYPRHEMLEVVIIDGKARGIITRDLVSGEIKRWEADAVVLATGGYGNVFYLSTNAKNSNVTAAWRAHRKGALFANPCFVQVHPTCIPVSGDYQSKLTLMSESLRNDGRVWVPRKKGDDRHPNDIPDEERYYYLEERYPSFGNLVPRDVASRNAKLVCDDGLGVGETGLAVYLDFRDAINRDGLDTISAKYGNLFDMYHNIAGENPYKQPMKIYPAVHYTMGGLWVDYNLMTTVPGLFATGEANFSDHGANRLGASALMQGLSDGYFVLPATIGNYLADEKIGLRYGTDHEEFEKIANEAQARIDKLLSIKGKRTIIDFHRTLGKIVWDKIGISRTKEGLESAIKEIQELREEFWTNVYVPGEANNYNKYLEFAGRVADFFELAELMAHDALDREESCGCHLREEFQTEEGEAVRNDQDFSYVSAWEFNAVNGKLDETLHKENLEFEFVELKQRSYK, from the coding sequence ATGAAATTAGACGGACAAATACCTGAAGGACCATTAGAACAGAAATGGAGCCTTCATAAAAAGAACATGAAGCTGGTTGCTCCTAATAACCGCCGGAAATATGAGGTGATTATTGTTGGGACCGGATTAGCAGGTGGAGCTGCAGCGGCTAGTTTAGCAGAGATGGGCTATAAAGTAAAGAGCTTTTGTATCCAGGATTCAGCCCGGAGGGCGCACTCCATTGCTGCACAAGGTGGAATTAATGCTGCTAAGAACTATCCAAATGATGGGGATAGCGTCTGGAGATTATTTTATGATACCATCAAAGGTGGTGACTACCGCTCCCGTGAAGCAAATGTTTACCGCTTAGCTGAAGTAGCTAATAATATTATTGACCAGGCAGTAGCTCAGGGTGTTCCTTTTGCGCGTGAGTATTCTGGTTTACTAGCCAATCGTTCTTTTGGTGGAGCACAGGTATCCAGAACATTTTATGCGCGAGGCCAAACAGGCCAGCAATTATTGCTGGGAGCCTACCAGGCTATGATGAGACAAGTGCAGGAAGGTGGTGTGGAATATTATCCGCGGCATGAGATGCTTGAAGTAGTGATTATTGATGGTAAAGCTCGTGGAATAATCACTCGTGATTTGGTTTCTGGTGAAATCAAGCGATGGGAAGCAGACGCGGTTGTACTCGCAACTGGCGGATATGGCAACGTGTTCTATCTTTCAACCAATGCAAAAAATTCGAACGTAACAGCAGCATGGAGAGCCCATAGAAAAGGAGCATTATTTGCTAATCCATGTTTCGTGCAGGTTCACCCAACTTGTATCCCGGTTTCGGGTGACTATCAATCTAAGCTTACTTTAATGAGTGAGAGTTTGAGAAACGATGGTCGGGTTTGGGTTCCGAGAAAGAAAGGGGATGATCGACATCCTAACGATATTCCTGATGAAGAGCGCTATTACTATTTGGAAGAACGATACCCAAGTTTTGGTAACCTGGTTCCTCGTGATGTGGCTTCAAGAAATGCAAAGCTAGTATGTGATGACGGTTTAGGAGTTGGAGAAACCGGGCTTGCAGTATATCTCGACTTCAGGGATGCCATCAACCGAGATGGATTAGATACTATTTCTGCTAAGTATGGCAACCTCTTTGATATGTATCACAATATCGCTGGTGAGAATCCATACAAACAGCCAATGAAGATTTATCCTGCTGTGCATTATACGATGGGCGGTCTTTGGGTCGATTATAACCTAATGACCACTGTTCCTGGGTTGTTTGCTACCGGCGAAGCAAACTTCTCTGATCACGGTGCAAACCGATTAGGAGCTAGTGCGTTGATGCAGGGTCTTTCGGATGGCTATTTTGTTCTTCCAGCTACTATTGGAAACTATTTAGCAGACGAGAAAATTGGACTTCGATATGGTACCGATCATGAGGAGTTTGAAAAAATCGCCAATGAAGCACAGGCAAGAATCGACAAGCTTCTAAGCATTAAAGGGAAACGAACTATTATCGATTTCCACAGAACGCTTGGAAAAATTGTTTGGGATAAAATTGGAATTTCAAGAACCAAAGAAGGACTGGAATCAGCCATTAAGGAAATCCAGGAACTTCGGGAAGAATTCTGGACCAATGTTTATGTGCCTGGAGAAGCAAACAACTACAATAAGTATTTGGAGTTTGCCGGAAGGGTAGCCGATTTCTTCGAGCTGGCTGAGCTGATGGCACATGATGCTTTGGACAGAGAAGAGTCTTGTGGATGCCATTTACGGGAAGAATTCCAGACTGAAGAAGGGGAGGCCGTCAGAAATGATCAGGACTTCTCTTATGTGTCAGCATGGGAGTTCAACGCAGTAAATGGAAAACTTGATGAAACTTTACATAAAGAAAATTTAGAGTTCGAGTTTGTCGAATTGAAACAAAGATCTTATAAATAA
- a CDS encoding DUF1949 domain-containing protein — protein MRLRLREVFSSLQKHALLNTILHEIQSDLRELGSKFYGFLFPCDSESTFREQLEILKKKYSDASHHCYAYRVDPNHVKEFSSDDGEPSGTAGLPILNQLKSKELVNCGAVVVRYFGGTKLGKPGLIKAYGESALLCIEKAELKEVLAVKLVQVSYPYSEENTINPLVQTFQLINKASEYTENVTILFACKVDLVEGFIAALEKLEYREIAFEDLGESFI, from the coding sequence TTGAGACTTAGACTTCGAGAGGTATTTTCAAGCCTTCAAAAACATGCTCTTTTGAATACAATACTACACGAAATACAGTCCGATCTCAGAGAGCTAGGATCAAAGTTTTATGGTTTTTTATTTCCATGTGATTCGGAAAGTACCTTCCGTGAACAGCTGGAAATCCTGAAGAAAAAATATTCAGATGCTTCTCATCATTGCTACGCTTACCGGGTTGATCCAAATCACGTAAAAGAATTCTCAAGTGATGACGGAGAGCCATCTGGTACAGCGGGGCTTCCCATTTTGAACCAACTCAAGTCCAAAGAACTGGTTAATTGCGGAGCTGTAGTAGTTCGATATTTTGGAGGTACTAAACTGGGTAAGCCCGGACTCATCAAAGCCTATGGAGAAAGTGCACTATTATGTATTGAAAAAGCTGAACTCAAAGAAGTACTAGCTGTTAAACTGGTTCAGGTGAGCTACCCCTATTCCGAAGAAAATACCATAAACCCTCTCGTCCAGACTTTCCAGCTTATCAACAAAGCATCAGAATACACAGAGAACGTAACCATCCTTTTTGCCTGTAAAGTGGATTTAGTTGAGGGGTTCATAGCAGCACTTGAAAAGCTGGAGTACCGAGAAATTGCGTTTGAGGATTTAGGAGAGAGTTTTATTTGA